The Deinococcus misasensis DSM 22328 DNA segment CGCAAACAGCCATCTCAGATGAGGCATTTCGGGTGCATGGCATCTCAGAAGCCTCACTTCAAGAACAGCCCAACTTCGCAGAAGTCATGCCAGAGTTGCAAGCCGTTCTTCAAGGCAAAACCATTTTCGCCTTCAACGCAGATTTTGATCGAAGCACCCTGATTCGCAGTGCCAGACGCTCTGGCTTTGAGCATCCAGAGGGCTTGTTTCCTGCTTCTGCATGGCATTGTCTGATGGTGGTCAGCTCTGCCCTGTTTGGAGAGGCACACCAGAAAAAAAGGCATGGGCAGGATTTCCAATACCTGTCTTTGCAGAAAGCACGACAGAAGGTGGCCTCAGCTCTGGGAGAACAGGCCTTGCCTTACAGGGCACACAGCAGTCTCGGGGATGCTCAGGCCACCCATGAACTGGCATTGTGGTTGTTCAAATATGCAGACAGCCACCGCCAAATCTGATTTGAAAAACCATCATCCTGAACGATGAATTTTCAAGGAATAACGTTATTCCGAACCCACAAAAACCCCACAAAGAAAAACTGGGACTGGGTCTCTGCTCCTGAAATGGATCAAGAAAATGGGAGCACAAAGGTCACGACTAACCTGTACCTTTTTGAAAATCCATGCCAGAGAACGAGGGCTTTTCTCTGGACATGCATCGAATTGAAGCCAGAAGTCACACCATCCAAGGAAAAAAGGGGCTGAACACCAGAAAATTTAAAAAACATCCTCCAGATCTAAGTTTCTGAGCACAGGAGCTTGCTTTTCTTTGACAAACTACCTGAATGAGAAAAAGACCATGGCGAGATCACATATACATAAGGTCACGACTAACCTGTACCTTTTGGAGTCAAATTTGGTCTTTGAGCAGCTCAGAAAGGAAGCAGAAAACCAGCGATCAAATCAAGAAAAACAACGTTTCGAACAGCATTTTGCAAAAAAGTCAACGAAGGATCATTTTCCAGCACCAAACACACGACCAACCTGTACCAAAATCAAAAAAACATTGTCCCAGAAAAGGTACAAGTTGGGTCACGACTAACCTGTACCATTTTGGGTCAAAAGTCACGACTAACCTGTAC contains these protein-coding regions:
- a CDS encoding 3'-5' exonuclease, with translation MKRPLPHYRHINQVPEGMVTRLQLSREGLQTAGAPVATLSHGGKNRQRTELFWKSDAIPKRKPSDQEMHIWKAEQERQHLQDQHMTENERLEWCSRALHDLLQWSSIPPAQWVTLDTETTDLMGEAISIGVVSGTGDVLLDQLVKPQTAISDEAFRVHGISEASLQEQPNFAEVMPELQAVLQGKTIFAFNADFDRSTLIRSARRSGFEHPEGLFPASAWHCLMVVSSALFGEAHQKKRHGQDFQYLSLQKARQKVASALGEQALPYRAHSSLGDAQATHELALWLFKYADSHRQI